The following proteins are co-located in the Frigidibacter mobilis genome:
- a CDS encoding PaaI family thioesterase, whose protein sequence is MSPRPKPEPVQVIKQRRDAALKALVAGVPYIQFLGIAFDRRGDELTATLPFDEKLIGNPMLPALHGGVTAAFLETTAIIELSWSLLWEEMEAGRIDATLLDPLHLPRLPKTIDFTVDYLRSGLPRDAYARARVNRSGRRYASVHVEAWQDNRSRLFAQATGHFLMPARED, encoded by the coding sequence ATGTCCCCGCGCCCGAAACCCGAACCCGTGCAGGTCATCAAGCAGCGCCGCGATGCGGCACTGAAGGCGCTGGTGGCGGGGGTGCCCTATATCCAGTTCCTTGGCATCGCCTTCGACCGGCGCGGCGACGAATTGACTGCGACGCTCCCCTTTGACGAAAAGCTGATCGGCAACCCGATGCTGCCGGCGCTGCATGGCGGGGTGACTGCGGCGTTTCTGGAGACGACGGCGATCATCGAGCTGTCATGGTCCTTGCTGTGGGAAGAGATGGAGGCAGGTCGGATCGACGCGACGCTGCTGGACCCGCTGCATCTGCCGCGGCTGCCCAAGACCATCGACTTCACGGTGGACTACCTGCGATCCGGCCTGCCGCGCGATGCCTATGCGCGGGCCCGCGTCAACCGCTCGGGCCGGCGCTATGCCTCGGTGCATGTCGAGGCCTGGCAGGACAACCGCTCGCGCTTGTTCGCGCAGGCCACGGGGCATTTCCTGATGCCCGCGCGCGAAGACTGA
- a CDS encoding PaaI family thioesterase produces MDEQGKMAIARQFIEAIPHSRALNMVLDEIGEGVAAISMPYDLRLVGDPQTGVIHGGAVSALMDTCCGAAVMSHPGSPAGTATIDLRIDYMRAATPGQRIRARAVCHHITRSVAFVRASAHDDNDALPVATATGTFTVQATGERMA; encoded by the coding sequence ATGGACGAGCAGGGCAAGATGGCCATCGCGCGGCAGTTCATCGAGGCGATTCCGCATTCTCGGGCGCTGAACATGGTGCTGGACGAGATCGGCGAGGGCGTTGCCGCGATCTCGATGCCCTATGACCTGCGGCTAGTGGGGGATCCGCAGACGGGGGTGATTCATGGCGGCGCGGTATCGGCGCTGATGGACACCTGCTGCGGGGCAGCGGTGATGAGCCATCCGGGTAGCCCGGCGGGCACCGCGACCATCGACCTGCGCATCGACTACATGCGCGCGGCGACTCCGGGCCAGCGGATCCGCGCCCGCGCCGTGTGCCACCACATCACAAGGTCGGTCGCCTTCGTGCGGGCCAGTGCGCATGACGACAATGACGCGCTTCCGGTGGCGACGGCGACGGGGACCTTCACCGTGCAGGCAACCGGCGAGAGGATGGCATGA
- a CDS encoding MerR family transcriptional regulator, translating into MTEQMLSFKEMCARFDVTPRTLRYYEYIELLNPGKEGRARFYGPREVARMTLILRGRRFGFSLEEVRQWLMLYDQRGTQEQYRVWVDLADRQLAELERQRRDLDATIADLRQLRDASAATLTEDPASA; encoded by the coding sequence ATGACTGAACAGATGCTGAGCTTCAAGGAAATGTGCGCGCGATTCGACGTGACCCCACGCACCTTGCGCTACTACGAATACATCGAGCTTCTGAACCCTGGCAAAGAGGGCCGCGCCCGGTTCTATGGCCCGCGTGAGGTGGCGCGGATGACGCTGATCCTGCGCGGCCGCCGCTTCGGGTTCAGCCTTGAAGAGGTGCGGCAATGGCTGATGCTCTACGACCAGAGGGGCACGCAGGAACAATACCGGGTCTGGGTGGACCTTGCCGACCGCCAGCTTGCAGAACTCGAACGCCAGCGCCGCGACCTCGACGCGACCATCGCCGACCTGCGGCAGTTGCGCGATGCCAGTGCCGCGACGCTGACCGAAGATCCCGCTTCAGCCTGA
- a CDS encoding acyl-CoA dehydrogenase C-terminal domain-containing protein, with amino-acid sequence MPSYTAPTKDMQFVLHDVLKVTETGVPGYDELERDFTEAVLDAAGKVSTEVLAPLNAVGDRVGCVMENGVVRTPEGFKAAFAAMKDGGWTALDCDPEYGGQGMPYVLATAVGEMFVSANMAFNMYQGLTHGAYSAIHVHGTAEQKQTYLPKMISCDWTGTMNLTEPHCGTDLGLMRTKAEPQEDGSYKITGQKIFISAGEHDLAENIIHLVLAKAPGGGEGTKGISLFIVPKFIVNADGSLGARNAVSCGKIEEKMGIHGNATCVMNYDGATGWLLGDLHKGMRAMFTMMNEARLGVGLQGYAVGEAAYQNAVIYAKDRLQGRAVTGAENPSGPADPLIVHPDIRRTLMDQKSFLEGARTFTFWAAHLIDRSRRSGDAAAEGMVSLIIPVLKGFLTDKGFETAVTAQQVYGGHGYIEEWGMSQFARDARIAMIYEGANGIQALDLVGRKLAQDGGKHVMAFFEMVKTFIKENEADAALKEGFLDPLKAASKDLQTAAMFFMQNGMKNPNAALAGSYDFMHLFGHVCLGLMWARMGKAAMAALAEGASDTAFYETKIATGRYYMARQLPMTATHLARIQSGADPVMALPAEAF; translated from the coding sequence ATGCCTAGCTACACCGCCCCCACGAAGGACATGCAGTTTGTTCTTCATGACGTGCTGAAAGTCACCGAAACCGGCGTTCCCGGCTATGACGAGTTGGAACGCGACTTCACCGAGGCCGTGCTCGACGCCGCCGGCAAGGTCTCGACCGAGGTGCTGGCCCCGCTGAACGCGGTCGGCGACCGGGTCGGCTGCGTGATGGAAAACGGCGTTGTCCGCACCCCCGAGGGCTTCAAGGCTGCCTTCGCCGCGATGAAGGACGGCGGCTGGACCGCGCTCGACTGCGATCCCGAATATGGCGGGCAGGGCATGCCCTATGTGCTGGCAACGGCGGTGGGCGAGATGTTCGTGTCGGCCAACATGGCCTTCAACATGTATCAGGGCCTGACCCACGGCGCCTATTCCGCGATCCATGTGCATGGCACTGCCGAGCAGAAGCAGACCTACCTGCCCAAGATGATAAGCTGCGACTGGACCGGCACCATGAACCTGACCGAGCCGCATTGCGGCACGGACCTGGGCCTGATGCGCACCAAGGCCGAGCCGCAAGAGGATGGCAGCTACAAGATCACCGGCCAGAAGATCTTCATCTCGGCCGGCGAACATGACCTCGCCGAAAACATCATCCACCTGGTGCTGGCCAAGGCGCCCGGCGGCGGCGAGGGTACCAAGGGCATCTCGCTGTTCATCGTTCCCAAGTTCATCGTAAATGCCGATGGCAGCCTTGGCGCCCGCAATGCGGTCAGCTGCGGCAAGATCGAAGAGAAGATGGGCATCCACGGCAACGCCACCTGCGTGATGAACTATGACGGCGCAACCGGCTGGCTGCTGGGGGACCTGCACAAGGGCATGCGCGCCATGTTCACCATGATGAACGAGGCGCGTCTGGGGGTGGGCCTGCAGGGCTATGCCGTGGGCGAGGCCGCCTATCAGAACGCGGTGATCTACGCCAAGGATCGCCTGCAGGGCCGCGCCGTCACCGGCGCCGAGAACCCCTCGGGCCCCGCCGATCCGCTGATCGTGCATCCCGATATCCGCCGCACGCTGATGGACCAGAAATCCTTCCTCGAAGGCGCCCGCACCTTCACCTTCTGGGCCGCACATCTGATCGACCGCAGCCGCCGCTCCGGCGATGCCGCGGCCGAGGGCATGGTTTCGCTCATCATCCCGGTGCTGAAGGGCTTCCTCACCGACAAGGGTTTTGAAACCGCGGTCACGGCCCAGCAGGTCTATGGCGGGCATGGCTACATCGAGGAATGGGGCATGTCGCAATTCGCCCGCGACGCCCGGATCGCCATGATCTACGAAGGCGCCAACGGCATCCAGGCGCTGGACCTTGTCGGCCGCAAGCTGGCACAGGATGGCGGCAAGCATGTCATGGCCTTCTTCGAGATGGTGAAGACCTTCATCAAGGAAAACGAGGCCGATGCAGCGCTGAAGGAGGGCTTCCTCGACCCGCTGAAGGCCGCGTCCAAGGATCTGCAGACGGCGGCGATGTTCTTCATGCAGAACGGCATGAAGAACCCCAATGCCGCGCTGGCCGGATCCTATGACTTCATGCACCTCTTCGGCCATGTCTGCCTTGGCCTGATGTGGGCACGGATGGGCAAGGCCGCGATGGCGGCCCTGGCGGAGGGCGCCAGCGACACCGCGTTCTATGAAACCAAGATCGCCACCGGGCGCTATTACATGGCGCGGCAGCTGCCGATGACCGCCACCCACCTCGCCCGCATCCAGTCGGGCGCAGACCCGGTGATGGCGCTGCCGGCCGAGGCGTTCTAG
- a CDS encoding GFA family protein translates to MAEAQETWTETPAATGGCQCGAVRYRLAAGPTRASVCHCRMCQRQVGGPYAAFLKLAAGQITWLGEPAWFASSDIAERGFCPACGTPLAFRDIGSEWLEITAGSLPAGFPFAPTVQFGIESRHAWIDHLAALPGEETTERPVSHQAAEQP, encoded by the coding sequence ATGGCCGAAGCACAGGAAACCTGGACCGAAACACCGGCAGCCACGGGCGGCTGCCAGTGCGGCGCGGTGCGCTACCGCCTTGCCGCCGGTCCCACCCGTGCCTCGGTCTGCCATTGCCGGATGTGCCAGCGTCAGGTCGGCGGCCCCTATGCCGCCTTCCTGAAACTGGCCGCGGGCCAGATCACCTGGCTGGGCGAGCCCGCCTGGTTCGCCTCCTCCGACATCGCCGAGCGCGGGTTCTGCCCCGCCTGCGGCACCCCGCTCGCCTTCCGCGATATCGGGTCGGAGTGGCTGGAGATCACGGCGGGCAGCCTGCCTGCCGGCTTCCCCTTCGCCCCGACCGTGCAGTTCGGCATCGAAAGCCGCCATGCCTGGATCGACCATCTGGCCGCCCTGCCCGGCGAGGAAACCACCGAACGCCCCGTCAGCCACCAAGCGGCGGAGCAGCCCTGA
- a CDS encoding glutathione S-transferase family protein: MTAKLYCMGESGNAYKAALTMTLAGFDWEPVYVDFFNGAARTPEFLAINPMGEVPVLVDGDRTLTQSGVIQYHAAEKTGRFQGETAADRAEVLRWILWDNHKMSSQNGPLRFMMNFLPAEKRPAEAIAWLGGRARAAWKTLDQHLQERDWIVGNAPTIADFACCGYLYYPEPFGFARADWPNIDRWLDGIAALPGWKHPYDMMPGHPSDRA; encoded by the coding sequence ATGACCGCGAAACTGTACTGCATGGGCGAAAGCGGCAATGCCTACAAGGCCGCCCTGACGATGACGCTGGCGGGCTTCGACTGGGAGCCGGTCTATGTGGATTTCTTCAACGGCGCCGCCCGCACGCCCGAGTTTCTGGCCATCAACCCGATGGGCGAGGTGCCGGTTCTGGTCGACGGCGACCGGACCCTGACCCAGTCGGGCGTGATCCAGTATCACGCCGCCGAAAAGACCGGGCGCTTTCAGGGCGAGACCGCTGCCGACCGCGCCGAGGTGCTGCGCTGGATCCTGTGGGACAATCACAAGATGTCCTCACAGAACGGCCCGCTGCGCTTCATGATGAACTTCCTGCCCGCCGAGAAGCGCCCCGCCGAGGCCATCGCCTGGCTGGGCGGCCGCGCCAGGGCGGCATGGAAGACGCTCGACCAGCATCTGCAGGAGCGCGACTGGATCGTCGGCAATGCCCCGACCATCGCCGACTTCGCCTGCTGCGGCTATCTCTATTACCCCGAACCGTTCGGCTTTGCCCGCGCGGACTGGCCGAATATCGACCGCTGGCTGGACGGCATCGCCGCCCTGCCCGGCTGGAAGCACCCCTATGACATGATGCCGGGCCACCCGTCAGATCGGGCCTGA
- a CDS encoding acetyl-CoA C-acetyltransferase has translation MTEAYIYDAARTPRGKGRPDGALHEVTSVALSARLLNAVKDRNGLNGAAVEDVIWGNVTQVGEQGGCLARSAVLMSDLDEGIPGLAINRFCASGMEAVNLAANQVKAGAGMGYIAGGVEMMGRVAMGSDGAAIAVDPTLAMKTYFVPQGISADIIATQYGFSRTDADALAVESQRRAAEAWADNRFAKSIVPVRDQNGVIILGTDEYMRPGTDMQSLGALKASFKDMGETMPGFDKIALMKYPHLERIEHIHHAGNSSGIVDGAAAVLIGNKEFGEKWGLKPRARIRATAKIGTDPTIMLTGPVPVTEKILRESGMSISDIDLFEVNEAFAAVVLRFMQAFDVDASKVNVNGGSIAMGHPLGATGAIIIGTMLDELERRGLGTALATLCIASGMGAATIIERV, from the coding sequence ATGACCGAAGCCTATATCTACGATGCCGCCCGCACCCCGCGTGGCAAGGGCCGCCCCGATGGCGCGCTGCATGAAGTGACCTCGGTGGCGCTGTCCGCCCGGCTGCTGAACGCGGTGAAGGATCGCAACGGCCTGAACGGCGCCGCGGTCGAGGATGTGATCTGGGGCAACGTCACCCAGGTCGGCGAGCAGGGTGGCTGCCTTGCCCGCTCTGCCGTGCTTATGTCGGATCTTGACGAAGGCATCCCCGGCCTTGCCATCAACCGCTTCTGCGCCTCTGGCATGGAGGCGGTGAACCTTGCCGCCAACCAGGTCAAGGCCGGCGCCGGCATGGGCTATATCGCCGGCGGGGTCGAGATGATGGGCCGCGTGGCGATGGGGTCCGACGGTGCCGCCATCGCCGTCGATCCGACCCTGGCCATGAAGACCTATTTCGTCCCGCAGGGCATTTCGGCCGACATCATCGCCACCCAATACGGCTTCAGCCGCACCGATGCCGATGCGCTGGCGGTGGAATCGCAGCGCCGCGCCGCCGAGGCCTGGGCCGATAACCGCTTCGCCAAGTCCATCGTCCCGGTGCGCGATCAGAACGGCGTCATCATCCTGGGCACCGACGAATACATGCGCCCCGGCACCGACATGCAAAGCCTTGGCGCGCTGAAGGCCAGCTTCAAGGACATGGGCGAGACCATGCCCGGCTTCGACAAGATCGCCCTGATGAAATATCCGCATCTGGAGCGGATCGAGCATATCCACCATGCCGGCAACTCCTCGGGCATCGTCGATGGCGCCGCCGCCGTGCTGATCGGCAACAAGGAATTCGGCGAGAAATGGGGCCTCAAACCCCGCGCCCGCATCCGCGCCACCGCCAAGATCGGCACCGATCCCACCATCATGCTGACCGGCCCGGTGCCCGTGACCGAGAAGATCCTGCGCGAGAGCGGCATGTCGATCTCCGACATCGACCTCTTCGAGGTGAACGAGGCCTTTGCCGCCGTGGTCCTGCGCTTCATGCAGGCCTTCGACGTCGATGCCTCCAAGGTCAACGTCAACGGCGGGTCGATTGCAATGGGCCACCCGCTTGGCGCCACCGGCGCGATCATCATCGGCACCATGCTCGATGAACTGGAACGCCGCGGCCTCGGCACCGCGCTGGCCACGCTCTGCATCGCCAGCGGCATGGGCGCGGCGACGATCATCGAGCGAGTGTGA
- a CDS encoding cupin domain-containing protein, translated as MKVDRASLLPERSFEGARTLHLSDAGGLSQFGCNLQILPPGARSSERHWHSSEDEALFILSGSATVIDDDGEHLLGPGDAAVWRRGDPNAHHLRNDGTAPCRYIVIGARVAGDVCTYPDLGHRQVNGAADWRVEDSTGTVLRGGPLPPRLLNLATDWGAPFDAGFIPQRIQRAADRLWETETAWEHSILGGGLGPYRHAILGDPGGLTQFGVHLEVLPPGSQSSFRHWHEAEDEMVYLLDGELVLIEDEETLLHPGDAVCWPAGHPVGHCLENRSGQDARYLTIGTRKRRDVIHYPDHDLLTQKDGPARSYLHRDGTPHRKGEST; from the coding sequence GTGAAGGTTGACCGCGCCAGCCTGCTGCCCGAACGCTCTTTCGAAGGGGCGCGGACGCTGCATCTGTCGGATGCGGGCGGGCTGTCGCAGTTCGGCTGCAACCTGCAGATCCTGCCGCCGGGGGCCCGGTCCTCGGAACGTCACTGGCATTCGTCGGAAGATGAGGCGCTGTTCATCCTGTCGGGCAGCGCCACGGTGATCGACGATGACGGCGAACACCTGCTGGGCCCCGGCGATGCCGCGGTCTGGCGGCGGGGCGATCCGAACGCGCATCACCTGCGCAACGATGGCACCGCGCCCTGCCGCTACATCGTCATCGGCGCGCGGGTGGCGGGCGATGTCTGCACCTATCCGGACCTCGGCCACCGCCAGGTGAACGGGGCGGCGGACTGGCGGGTCGAGGACAGCACAGGCACCGTCCTGCGCGGCGGCCCCCTGCCCCCGCGCCTGCTGAACCTCGCCACCGACTGGGGCGCGCCCTTCGATGCGGGCTTCATCCCGCAGCGCATCCAGCGCGCCGCCGACCGGTTGTGGGAGACGGAAACCGCCTGGGAACACAGCATCCTCGGCGGCGGCCTTGGCCCCTATCGCCACGCCATTCTTGGTGATCCCGGCGGACTGACCCAGTTTGGCGTGCACCTTGAGGTGCTGCCGCCCGGCTCGCAGTCGTCCTTCCGGCACTGGCACGAGGCGGAAGACGAGATGGTCTATCTGCTCGACGGCGAGCTGGTGCTGATCGAGGACGAGGAAACCCTCCTCCATCCCGGCGATGCCGTCTGCTGGCCCGCGGGCCACCCCGTCGGCCATTGCCTTGAAAACCGCAGCGGGCAGGACGCCCGCTACCTGACCATCGGCACGCGCAAGCGCCGCGATGTCATCCACTACCCAGATCACGACCTGTTGACCCAAAAGGACGGCCCCGCCCGCAGCTATCTGCACCGCGACGGCACGCCCCACCGCAAGGGAGAGAGCACATGA
- a CDS encoding sulfotransferase family 2 domain-containing protein: protein MIISRGRRYIFVHIPKTGGTALALALEARAMKEDILIGDTPKARARRGRLKGVQAAGRLWKHSTLADIDGLVSVEDLAALRVFTLVRNPWDRVVSYYHWLRGQGFAHPAVALAKICDFSGFLNHPSTRIALTASPYGSYVRDAAGVERCELFLRLERLEEDLPRLGALLDLRLGPLARANASERGRDWRPYYSAADAEVLAEVAAEDIARFGYRFDPEALT, encoded by the coding sequence ATGATAATCTCGCGCGGGCGGCGCTACATCTTCGTGCATATTCCCAAGACCGGCGGCACCGCGCTGGCGCTGGCGCTGGAGGCGCGGGCGATGAAGGAGGATATCCTGATCGGCGACACGCCCAAGGCGCGGGCGCGGCGCGGGCGGCTGAAGGGGGTGCAGGCGGCGGGGCGGCTGTGGAAGCACTCGACACTCGCCGATATCGACGGGCTGGTGAGCGTCGAAGACCTGGCGGCGCTGAGGGTGTTCACGCTGGTGCGCAATCCCTGGGACCGGGTGGTGAGCTATTACCACTGGCTGCGCGGGCAGGGGTTCGCGCATCCGGCGGTGGCGCTGGCGAAGATCTGCGATTTCAGCGGGTTCCTGAACCACCCCAGCACGCGGATCGCGCTGACGGCGTCCCCCTATGGCAGCTATGTGCGGGATGCTGCGGGCGTGGAACGGTGCGAGCTGTTCCTGCGGCTGGAGCGGCTGGAGGAGGATCTGCCGCGGCTTGGGGCGCTGCTGGACCTGCGGCTGGGGCCGCTTGCCCGCGCCAATGCATCCGAGAGGGGGCGCGACTGGCGGCCCTATTACTCTGCGGCGGATGCGGAGGTGTTGGCCGAGGTCGCGGCGGAGGATATCGCGCGGTTCGGGTACAGGTTCGATCCGGAGGCACTGACATAG
- a CDS encoding DMT family transporter has product MSEAVAGTEAPVTAGNRTLAAAGAILIYAVIIGFTDNFVRVIADQGGLWQFHATRSVMALALFAVAAPVLGLRLWPRNPRAVAARSLVHGTAMLFYFGSLAFLPVAVVAAGLFTAPIFVLLLSRFAYGERIGPFRIVAVALGFLGTLMVLDPGEGTLSPVLIAPVIGGFLYALGNLATRRWCAGESAETLVAGFFAMLGLYGALGMAVLALAAPEVPGGAAGFVLRGWVWPSASFMGWTFVQAAGSLLGIVMMVKGYQMAEASRAAVFEYTILPCAAFWSWFLWGEMLGGRALLGIGLIVAAGMLIALRRKG; this is encoded by the coding sequence ATGAGCGAGGCAGTGGCAGGGACGGAGGCGCCGGTGACGGCGGGAAACCGCACATTGGCGGCGGCGGGCGCGATCCTGATCTATGCCGTCATCATCGGGTTCACCGACAATTTCGTGCGGGTGATCGCCGATCAGGGCGGGCTGTGGCAGTTCCACGCCACGCGGTCGGTGATGGCGCTGGCGTTGTTTGCGGTGGCGGCGCCGGTGCTGGGGCTGCGGCTGTGGCCGCGCAATCCGCGGGCGGTGGCGGCGCGCAGCCTGGTGCATGGCACGGCGATGCTGTTCTACTTCGGCAGCCTCGCCTTCCTGCCGGTGGCGGTGGTGGCGGCGGGGCTGTTCACCGCGCCGATCTTCGTGCTGCTGCTGTCGCGCTTTGCCTATGGCGAGCGGATCGGACCGTTCCGCATCGTTGCCGTGGCGCTGGGCTTCCTGGGCACGCTGATGGTGCTGGACCCGGGCGAAGGCACGCTGTCGCCGGTGCTGATCGCGCCGGTGATCGGCGGGTTCCTTTATGCGCTGGGCAACCTTGCCACCCGCCGCTGGTGCGCGGGCGAGAGCGCCGAGACGCTGGTGGCGGGGTTCTTTGCCATGCTGGGCCTCTATGGCGCCCTCGGCATGGCGGTGCTGGCGCTGGCCGCGCCCGAGGTTCCGGGCGGCGCGGCGGGCTTCGTGCTGCGCGGCTGGGTCTGGCCCTCGGCCAGTTTCATGGGCTGGACCTTCGTGCAGGCGGCAGGGTCACTGCTGGGGATCGTGATGATGGTCAAGGGCTACCAGATGGCCGAGGCAAGCCGGGCGGCGGTGTTCGAATACACGATTCTGCCCTGCGCCGCGTTCTGGAGCTGGTTCCTGTGGGGCGAGATGCTGGGCGGGCGGGCGCTGCTGGGGATCGGGCTGATCGTGGCGGCGGGGATGCTGATCGCGCTGCGCAGGAAGGGGTGA
- a CDS encoding AMP-binding protein, protein MGWLPDETGLEKCAANFVPLTPLSHLARAADVFADRTALVYGATRRSYADYHARVSRLASALAGRGIRPGDVVATILPNIAAQAEAHFGVPACGAILNAINTRLDVDTVAYILGHGGARLVLVDSAFLPLAEAAVKLMKGDPPRIVEVADIAAGFPASGHYLEYEELLAEGDPAAPWVLPEDEWESLALNYTSGTTGRPKGVVYHHRGAYLSTVQNLISWRMVLYPVYLTIVPMFHCNAWTHPWMIPALGGTLVCCRDITARAIYDAIADEGVTHFGGAPIVLNTLVNAKPEDRRAFGHVVEVFTAGAPPPAATLAAVEPLGFNVTQVYGLTEVYGPATECIWKPEWDGIQGEARAALKARTGVLMPMMEEITVHDDTGSDIPRDAAHLGEIAMRGNVVMKGYYKNPEATAEAFAGGFFRTGDIALRHEDGYIKITDRAKDIIISGGENVSSVEVEDVLAHHPAVSLCSVVAKPDEKWGEVPCAFVELKAGQEVTEAALIAFARERLAGFKTPKHVVFCELPKTSTGKIQKFELRAVAKLL, encoded by the coding sequence ATGGGCTGGCTGCCAGATGAAACCGGGCTGGAAAAATGCGCCGCGAACTTCGTGCCGCTGACGCCGCTGTCGCATCTGGCGCGCGCCGCCGATGTCTTCGCGGATCGTACCGCGCTGGTCTATGGCGCGACCCGCCGGAGCTATGCCGACTACCACGCCCGCGTCTCGCGCCTTGCCTCGGCCCTTGCCGGGCGCGGCATCCGGCCCGGCGACGTGGTGGCGACGATCCTGCCAAATATCGCCGCGCAAGCCGAGGCGCATTTCGGCGTGCCCGCCTGCGGCGCGATCCTCAATGCCATCAACACGCGGCTGGATGTGGACACGGTGGCCTATATCCTCGGCCACGGCGGCGCCCGGCTGGTGCTGGTGGACAGCGCCTTCCTGCCGCTGGCCGAGGCGGCGGTCAAGCTCATGAAGGGCGATCCGCCCCGCATCGTCGAGGTGGCCGATATCGCCGCCGGCTTCCCCGCCTCGGGGCATTACCTGGAATACGAGGAGCTGCTGGCCGAGGGCGACCCCGCCGCGCCCTGGGTGCTGCCCGAGGATGAATGGGAAAGCCTCGCGCTCAACTACACCTCGGGCACCACCGGCCGGCCCAAGGGCGTGGTCTATCACCACCGAGGCGCCTATCTCTCCACGGTCCAGAACCTGATCTCGTGGCGCATGGTACTCTACCCGGTCTACCTGACCATCGTGCCGATGTTCCACTGCAACGCCTGGACGCATCCCTGGATGATCCCGGCGCTTGGCGGCACTCTGGTGTGCTGCCGCGACATCACCGCCCGCGCCATCTATGACGCCATCGCCGATGAGGGCGTCACCCATTTCGGCGGCGCGCCGATCGTGCTCAACACCCTCGTCAACGCCAAGCCCGAGGATCGCCGCGCCTTCGGCCATGTCGTCGAGGTCTTCACCGCCGGCGCCCCGCCGCCCGCCGCCACCCTCGCCGCCGTCGAACCGCTCGGCTTCAATGTCACGCAGGTCTATGGCCTGACCGAGGTCTACGGTCCCGCCACCGAATGTATCTGGAAGCCGGAATGGGATGGCATCCAAGGCGAGGCCCGCGCCGCGCTGAAGGCACGCACCGGCGTGCTGATGCCGATGATGGAAGAGATCACCGTGCATGACGACACCGGCTCGGACATCCCCCGCGATGCCGCCCATCTGGGCGAGATCGCCATGCGCGGCAATGTGGTGATGAAGGGTTACTACAAGAACCCCGAAGCGACAGCCGAGGCCTTCGCGGGCGGCTTCTTCCGCACCGGCGACATCGCCCTGCGCCATGAGGACGGCTATATCAAGATCACCGACCGCGCCAAGGACATCATCATCTCGGGCGGCGAGAACGTCTCCTCGGTCGAGGTCGAGGATGTGCTGGCCCATCACCCTGCCGTGTCGTTGTGCTCGGTCGTCGCCAAGCCCGACGAGAAATGGGGCGAGGTGCCCTGCGCCTTTGTCGAGCTGAAAGCCGGGCAGGAGGTGACCGAGGCCGCCCTGATCGCCTTCGCGCGCGAGCGCCTTGCGGGCTTCAAGACGCCCAAGCATGTGGTGTTCTGCGAGCTGCCGAAAACCTCCACCGGCAAGATCCAGAAGTTCGAGCTGCGCGCGGTGGCCAAGCTGCTGTGA
- a CDS encoding SPOR domain-containing protein, whose protein sequence is MLADGRHAIRCVPQSDYPKSYATAAEIAAMPQGFVQAVPVTVPPGYKPAWTDDRLNPLRGVGTPLGEAQMAQVWTDGVPMRAVPQPVRVVQAPAAALAPAQVTVSSRSEPAVPVQAAAGRRYVQVGSFGEPANAAGAAARLRASGLPVATSKVQKGGRALQIVMLGPLGPADVAGALTAARQAGFADAFVR, encoded by the coding sequence ATGCTGGCCGACGGACGCCACGCGATCCGCTGCGTGCCGCAGAGCGACTATCCCAAGAGCTATGCCACCGCCGCCGAGATCGCGGCGATGCCGCAGGGCTTTGTGCAGGCGGTGCCGGTGACGGTGCCGCCGGGCTACAAGCCGGCGTGGACCGATGACCGGCTGAACCCGCTGCGCGGGGTCGGCACGCCGCTTGGCGAGGCGCAGATGGCGCAGGTCTGGACCGACGGGGTGCCGATGAGGGCGGTGCCGCAGCCGGTGCGGGTGGTGCAGGCGCCGGCTGCCGCACTGGCCCCGGCGCAAGTGACGGTTTCCAGCCGGTCGGAGCCTGCGGTGCCGGTTCAGGCCGCTGCGGGGCGGCGTTACGTGCAGGTGGGCAGCTTTGGCGAGCCGGCCAATGCGGCGGGCGCGGCGGCGCGGCTGCGGGCAAGCGGGCTGCCGGTGGCGACCAGCAAGGTCCAGAAAGGTGGGCGGGCGCTGCAGATCGTGATGCTGGGGCCGTTGGGGCCGGCGGATGTGGCAGGCGCGCTGACGGCGGCGCGGCAAGCGGGGTTCGCCGACGCCTTCGTGCGCTGA